The proteins below come from a single Balaenoptera acutorostrata chromosome 2, mBalAcu1.1, whole genome shotgun sequence genomic window:
- the BHMT2 gene encoding S-methylmethionine--homocysteine S-methyltransferase BHMT2 isoform X1 codes for MALAGSPRAKKGILERLDSGEVVIGDGSFLITLEKRGYVKAGLWTSEAVVEHPNAVRQLHMEFLRAGSNVMQTFTFSASEDKMESQWEAVNTAACDLAREVANKGDALVAGGICQTSLYKHHKDEARIKKLFRLQLEVFARKNVDFLIAEYFEHAEEAVWAVEVLKEARKPVAATMCIGPEGDMHGVTPGECAVKLVKAGASIVGVNCRFGPWTSLKTMRLMKEGLWAAGLKAHLMVQPLGFHMPDCGKGGFVDLPEYPFALEPRVATRWDIQKYAREAYNLGVRYIGGCCGFEPYHIRAIAEELAPERGFLPPSSDKHGSWGSGLNTHTKPWIRARARREYWENLLPASGRPFCPSLSKPDA; via the exons ggCATTTTGGAACGTCTGGATAGCGGGGAGGTTGTGATCGGAGATGGCAGCTTTCTCATAACTCTGGAGAAGAGGGGCTACGTGAAGGCCGGGCTCTGGACTTCAGAAGCCGTAGTAGAACATCCAAATGCAG TTCGTCAGCTTCACATGGAATTCTTGAGAGCGGGATCAAATGTCATGCAGACTTTCACCTTTTCTGCCAGTGAGGACAAAATGGAAAGTCAG TGGGAAGCTGTAAACACCGCTGCCTGTGACCTTGCCAGAGAAGTAGCCAACAAAGGTGATGCTTTGGTAGCAGGGGGGATCTGCCAGACATCGTTGTACAAACACCACAAGGATGAAGCtagaattaaaaaactttttcggCTACAGCTAGAGGTTTTTGCCAGGAAAAATGTGGACTTCCTGATTGCAGAG TATTTTGAACATGCTGAAGAAGCTGTGTGGGCTGTGGAAGtcttaaaagaagccagaaaaccCGTGGCAGCCACCATGTGCATAGGCCCAGAGGGAGACATGCATGGTGTAACACCTGGAGAATGTGCTGTGAAGCTGGTGAAGGCAG GGGCTTCAATCGTTGGTGTGAACTGCCGATTTGGGCCCTGGACCAGCCTGAAGACAATGAGACTCATGAAGGAAGGCCTATGGGCTGCAGGGCTGAAAGCACACTTGATGGTGCAGCCCCTGGGTTTCCACATGCCCGACTGTGGCAAAGGAGGGTTTGTGGATCTCCCCGAATATCCCTTCG CACTGGAGCCCAGAGTTGCAACCAGATGGGATATTCAAAAATATGCCAGAGAGGCCTACAACCTGGGGGTCAGGTACATAGGTGGGTGCTGTGGATTTGAGCCCTACCACATCAGGGCAATTGCAGAGGAGCTGGCCCCGGAAAGGGGATTTTTGCCTCCATCTTCTGACAAACATGGCAGCTGGGGAAGTGGTCTCAACACGCACACCAAACCCTGGATTAGAGCCAG ggcTAGAAGGGAGTATTGGGAGAATCTGCTGCCGGCTTCAGGCAGACCTTTCTGTCCTTCACTGTCAAAGCCAGACGCCTGA
- the BHMT2 gene encoding S-methylmethionine--homocysteine S-methyltransferase BHMT2 isoform X2 has translation MEFLRAGSNVMQTFTFSASEDKMESQWEAVNTAACDLAREVANKGDALVAGGICQTSLYKHHKDEARIKKLFRLQLEVFARKNVDFLIAEYFEHAEEAVWAVEVLKEARKPVAATMCIGPEGDMHGVTPGECAVKLVKAGASIVGVNCRFGPWTSLKTMRLMKEGLWAAGLKAHLMVQPLGFHMPDCGKGGFVDLPEYPFALEPRVATRWDIQKYAREAYNLGVRYIGGCCGFEPYHIRAIAEELAPERGFLPPSSDKHGSWGSGLNTHTKPWIRARARREYWENLLPASGRPFCPSLSKPDA, from the exons ATGGAATTCTTGAGAGCGGGATCAAATGTCATGCAGACTTTCACCTTTTCTGCCAGTGAGGACAAAATGGAAAGTCAG TGGGAAGCTGTAAACACCGCTGCCTGTGACCTTGCCAGAGAAGTAGCCAACAAAGGTGATGCTTTGGTAGCAGGGGGGATCTGCCAGACATCGTTGTACAAACACCACAAGGATGAAGCtagaattaaaaaactttttcggCTACAGCTAGAGGTTTTTGCCAGGAAAAATGTGGACTTCCTGATTGCAGAG TATTTTGAACATGCTGAAGAAGCTGTGTGGGCTGTGGAAGtcttaaaagaagccagaaaaccCGTGGCAGCCACCATGTGCATAGGCCCAGAGGGAGACATGCATGGTGTAACACCTGGAGAATGTGCTGTGAAGCTGGTGAAGGCAG GGGCTTCAATCGTTGGTGTGAACTGCCGATTTGGGCCCTGGACCAGCCTGAAGACAATGAGACTCATGAAGGAAGGCCTATGGGCTGCAGGGCTGAAAGCACACTTGATGGTGCAGCCCCTGGGTTTCCACATGCCCGACTGTGGCAAAGGAGGGTTTGTGGATCTCCCCGAATATCCCTTCG CACTGGAGCCCAGAGTTGCAACCAGATGGGATATTCAAAAATATGCCAGAGAGGCCTACAACCTGGGGGTCAGGTACATAGGTGGGTGCTGTGGATTTGAGCCCTACCACATCAGGGCAATTGCAGAGGAGCTGGCCCCGGAAAGGGGATTTTTGCCTCCATCTTCTGACAAACATGGCAGCTGGGGAAGTGGTCTCAACACGCACACCAAACCCTGGATTAGAGCCAG ggcTAGAAGGGAGTATTGGGAGAATCTGCTGCCGGCTTCAGGCAGACCTTTCTGTCCTTCACTGTCAAAGCCAGACGCCTGA